In Halichondria panicea chromosome 9, odHalPani1.1, whole genome shotgun sequence, a genomic segment contains:
- the LOC135341172 gene encoding uncharacterized protein LOC135341172, whose product MPLPKSSSIGAKATEVYTEIWSVILQQIWNMSPTREDDLCDLSRLLPYLRQLLTCCACAGLLEDAMISLPCGHCYCCQCQFKDPLLKIQCRQCRDRNGLVVEAQLRIVVECYKHMCYVLVEKVNSDPMLLKNLSAQEQNGEEDIEKTSSVDEDVENLSNDKSIKNSIQKSPLQNANDNPIVEILREIHEGVKVSRSVLVIKPPQKYLTPRVATPKKDQQTSLASSSVLKPKFALDLSSELSSQETNTPTYRKKRAPRKPTLISHRISSLRGKRKRRNVLGTRSLQSTPSGETLPKRRRTIQRLSDIKRIGEDEEVDILSLSDTKPQGNELDILRSKLALDSFDQDFFSVSFSCLDDNFLQSSPDGVSLKQSCEQDVFHYSIDYDPDLLSFKQSKDGSRERLWSPMCPRIKARRSMAIINKTITQEVMVALGEIKSKSKEMKAKSKTKSKDIKTKSKDIKTKSKEIKIVKPKKPEAKPSVPFTPPPPPTPTAIYEPPLPDDLSGLVLEKLEGEDPLPYIDRLLFRPPPMYHPPPHFHPLPPPPHFGPGGSPMFGPMPHPGPRYPLMMPTVSPLKPPHFPSIPKTPTKSPSTPRKRRTPGYSEEGWRCRCGTNNVMFPEKVCAKGKCPCFSKGIPCKNCLCKHCHNPNNK is encoded by the coding sequence ATGCCTCTGCCCAAGTCCTCCAGCATAGGAGCCAAGGCGACAGAGGTGTACACTGAAATATGGAGTGTTATCTTACAACAAATATGGAATATGTCACCGACTCGTGAAGATGACCTCTGTGACCTCTCTCGACTGCTACCGTACCTTCGACAGTTACTGACGTGTTGTGCGTGTGCTGGTCTCCTGGAAGATGCTATGATATCGTTGCCCTGTGGACATTGTTACTGTTGCCAGTGTCAGTTCAAAGATCCCCTACTCAAGATTCAGTGTCGTCAGTGTAGGGACAGAAATGGACTGGTTGTTGAGGCTCAGCTACGAATCGTGGTGGAGTGCTACAAACACATGTGCTACGTATTAGTTGAAAAAGTCAATAGTGATCCAATGCTCCTCAAGAACTTGAGTGCCCAAGAACAAAATGGGGAAGAGGATATCGAAAAAACTTCTTCAGTCGATGAAGATGTTGAGAATCTAAGCAATGATAAATCGATCAAAAACAGCATACAAAAAAGTCCATTACAGAATGCAAATGACAATCCGATTGTTGAGATTCTGCGTGAGATTCATGAAGGTGTTAAAGTGTCTCGCTCGGTCCTCGTGATCAAACCCCCTCAGAAATACCTCACTCCAAGGGTAGCCACTCCCAAGAAGGATCAACAGACGTCTTTAGCATCTTCTAGTGTTTTAAAACCGAAATTTGCTCTTGATCTAAGTTCTGAACTTTCCTCTCAAGAGACAAATACTCCAACATATAGGAAAAAACGTGCCCCACGCAAACCCACTTTGATTTCACACCGGATCAGCAGTCTCCGAGGAAAAAGAAAGCGAAGAAACGTACTAGGAACAAGATCCCTTCAGTCTACGCCATCCGGAGAAACACTTCCCAAAAGACGACGAACTATCCAGCGACTCTCTGACATTAAGAGAATTGGAGAAGATGAAGAAGTGGACATTTTGAGTCTGTCAGATACTAAACCTCAAGGTAATGAACTAGACATTCTACGATCCAAGTTGGCTCTTGATTCATTTGACCAAGACTTCTTCAGTGTGTCCTTTTCCTGTCTTGATGACAATTTCCTTCAATCATCACCGGATGGTGTTAGTTTGAAGCAGAGCTGTGAACAAGATGTGTTTCATTACAGTATTGACTATGATCCAGACCTTCTCAGTTTTAAGCAGAGCAAAGACGGAAGTCGAGAAAGACTATGGAGTCCCATGTGTCCGAGAATAAAGGCAAGACGCAGTATGGCCATAATCAACAAAACTATCACTCAGGAAGTCATGGTGGCTCTTGGCGAGATCAAGTCAAAATCCAAGGAGATGAAGGCAAAATCCAAGACAAAATCGAAAGACATCAAGACTAAGTCCAAGGACATCAAGACTaagtccaaagagatcaagatCGTGAAACCCAAAAAACCAGAAGCAAAACCTTCAGTACCATTCACTCCTCCACCTCCTCCCACCCCCACAGCCATCTACGAGCCTCCCCTACCAGATGACCTCTCTGGATTAGTACTCGAGAAGCTGGAGGGTGAAGACCCTTTGCCATACATTGATAGACTCTTGTTCCGGCCACCGCCGATGTACCATCCCCCTCCCCACTTTCATCCTCTACCGCCACCACCCCACTTTGGGCCTGGTGGGTCCCCTATGTTTGGTCCTATGCCGCATCCAGGCCCACGATATCCCCTCATGATGCCAACAGTGTCTCCCCTCAAGCCACCTCACTTTCCCTCAATCCCCAAGACTCCCACCAAGAGTCCATCGACTCCCCGCAAGAGACGAACACCTGGCTACTCGGAGGAAGGCTGGAGGTGCAGATGTGGAACCAACAATGTGATGTTTCCTGAAAAAGTATGTGCCAAAGGAAAATGTCCGTGTTTCTCTAAAGGAATCCCTTGCAAGAATTGTCTCTGCAAACATTGTCACAATCCCAATAACAAGTGA
- the LOC135341195 gene encoding uncharacterized protein LOC135341195: protein MSYSRAKVVHSSTTSSRPKARQQSRQYPGKPMHAMPPASEDSGQLQEEAPTVGERSLESRGAHYVLTPQSSKNSKLKSTAQTEVETYRQHKKQKRERVAEMLHEQKPETLGGVKLKQNELGELRRRQEEQQKMDAKFEAVRQRQKREKYQQEKKQREDEEFQRMKQVQREKGERLKEKQEAQHLENLEEIRKKRLARFEN from the exons ATGAGCTACTCTAGAGCCAAAGTTGTTCACTCCAGTACCACCAGTAGCAGACCCAAGGCCAGACAACAGAGCAGGCAGTACCCAGGAAAACCCATGCATGCCATGCCTCCTGCCAGTGAAGATTCTGGGCAGTTGCAGGAGGAGGCCCCTACTGTTGGTGAACGTAGCTTGGAAAG CCGTGGAGCTCACTATGTGCTGACTCCCCAGTCCTCGAAGAATTCTAAGCTGAAGTCGA CTGCTCAGACGGAGGTGGAAACGTATAGACAGCACAAAAAGCAAAAAAGGGAGAGGGTGGCTGAGATGCTGCATGAGCAGAAACCAGAAACCCTAG GTGGGGTCAAACTAAAACAGAATGAATTGGGGGAGCTAAGAAGACGACAGGAAGAGCAGCAGAAAATGGATGCCAAATTTGAAGCCGTAAGACAAAGG CAAAAGCGAGAGAAGTACCAACAAGAGAAGAAGCAAAGAGAAGATGAAGAGTTTCAGAGAATGAAGCAAGTGCAGAGAGAAAAG GGTGAGAGGCTCAAAGAGAAACAGGAAGCCCAGCATCTAGAGAACCTAGAGGAGATAAGAAA GAAAAGACTAGCCCGGTTTGAAAACTAA
- the LOC135341191 gene encoding 1-deoxyxylulose-5-phosphate synthase YajO-like isoform X2, producing MEDPKIPYRYLGNSGLKVSAICLGTMTFGQDGSRPGCDEASSHALLDRFILELGGNFIDTSDVYQFGVSESIIGRWMEKHPSLRSKIILATKVWGPMDKNDVNARGLSRHHIITEVEQSLSRLRTDYIDLYQIHCWDTGTPLEETLGALNTLVQTGKVHYIGVSNVTGWQFQKIIDLSRAMGLTKIVSNQAQYNLLCRSTEWELLEVCKIEGVAMLPWSPLKGGLLTGKYKRGESPSSDSNSRLAWVEKDKATRANQASPSLSDYADNEQYWELIEAMKTIATVHDATVSQVAIAWLLAQPTVSSVVIGARTVEQLDENIGSATLTLSKEEVRPKL from the exons ATGGAAGATCCGAAAATTCCTTACAGATATTTGGGCAATAGTGGTCTCAAAGTGTCTGCAATATGCCTGGGGACCATGACCTTTGGTCAAGAT GGTTCTCGGCCAGGGTGTGATGAGGCCAGTTCTCATGCTCTGTTGGATCGCTTCATTCTGGAGCTGGGTGGTAATTTCATTGATACATCAGATGTGTATCAGTTTGGAGTGAGCGAGTCCATCATTGGACGGTGGATGGAGAAACACCCTAGTTTGAGATCAAAA ATCATTCTGGCTACAAAGGTGTGGGGGCCTATGGACAAGAACGATGTGAATGCACGAGGGCTTTCCCGCCATCACATCATAACAGAGGTAGAGCAGAGCTTGAGTCGACTGCGCACTGACTACATTGACCTCTACCAG ATCCACTGCTGGGACACAGGTACACCTCTGGAGGAGACATTGGGGGCGCTCAATACTCTTGTGCAGACTGGGAAGGTCCACTATATTGGAGTGAGCAATGTCACTGGGTGGCAGTTCCAGAAGATCATTGACCTCTCACGGGCAATGGGGCTCACAAAAATTGTCAGCAACCAG GCCCAGTACAACTTGCTGTGTAGGTCCACTGAGTGGGAGCTGTTGGAGGTGTGTAAGATAGAGGGGGTTGCAATGTTGCCATGGAGCCCACTGAAAGG TGGCCTCTTAACAGGCAAGTACAAGAGAGGAGAATCTCCTTCAAGTGACTCTAATTCCCGTCTTGCATGGGTGGAGAAGGACAAGGCAACGAGGGCCAACCAGGCATCCCCTAGTCTCTCAGACTATGCAGACAATGAGCAGTACTGGGAGCTCATTGAAGCCATGAAGACCATTGCCACTGTGCACG aTGCTACTGTTTCTCAAGTGGCCATTGCCTGGTTGCTGGCACAGCCTACCGTGTCGTCAGTGGTAATTGGCGCACGGACTGTGGAACAGCTAGACGAGAATATTGGGTCAGCcaccctcacactctccaAGGAAGAGGTGCGGCCAAAATTGTAA
- the LOC135341191 gene encoding 1-deoxyxylulose-5-phosphate synthase YajO-like isoform X1, giving the protein MEDPKIPYRYLGNSGLKVSAICLGTMTFGQDGSRPGCDEASSHALLDRFILELGGNFIDTSDVYQFGVSESIIGRWMEKHPSLRSKIILATKVWGPMDKNDVNARGLSRHHIITEVEQSLSRLRTDYIDLYQIHCWDTGTPLEETLGALNTLVQTGKVHYIGVSNVTGWQFQKIIDLSRAMGLTKIVSNQAQYNLLCRSTEWELLEVCKIEGVAMLPWSPLKGGLLTGKYKRGESPSSDSNSRLAWVEKDKATRANQASPSLSDYADNEQYWELIEAMKTIATVHDATVSQVAIAWLLAQPTVSSVVIGARTVEQLDENIGSATLTLSKEELETLNAKSRVPPPYPYEMVTRLQRGREH; this is encoded by the exons ATGGAAGATCCGAAAATTCCTTACAGATATTTGGGCAATAGTGGTCTCAAAGTGTCTGCAATATGCCTGGGGACCATGACCTTTGGTCAAGAT GGTTCTCGGCCAGGGTGTGATGAGGCCAGTTCTCATGCTCTGTTGGATCGCTTCATTCTGGAGCTGGGTGGTAATTTCATTGATACATCAGATGTGTATCAGTTTGGAGTGAGCGAGTCCATCATTGGACGGTGGATGGAGAAACACCCTAGTTTGAGATCAAAA ATCATTCTGGCTACAAAGGTGTGGGGGCCTATGGACAAGAACGATGTGAATGCACGAGGGCTTTCCCGCCATCACATCATAACAGAGGTAGAGCAGAGCTTGAGTCGACTGCGCACTGACTACATTGACCTCTACCAG ATCCACTGCTGGGACACAGGTACACCTCTGGAGGAGACATTGGGGGCGCTCAATACTCTTGTGCAGACTGGGAAGGTCCACTATATTGGAGTGAGCAATGTCACTGGGTGGCAGTTCCAGAAGATCATTGACCTCTCACGGGCAATGGGGCTCACAAAAATTGTCAGCAACCAG GCCCAGTACAACTTGCTGTGTAGGTCCACTGAGTGGGAGCTGTTGGAGGTGTGTAAGATAGAGGGGGTTGCAATGTTGCCATGGAGCCCACTGAAAGG TGGCCTCTTAACAGGCAAGTACAAGAGAGGAGAATCTCCTTCAAGTGACTCTAATTCCCGTCTTGCATGGGTGGAGAAGGACAAGGCAACGAGGGCCAACCAGGCATCCCCTAGTCTCTCAGACTATGCAGACAATGAGCAGTACTGGGAGCTCATTGAAGCCATGAAGACCATTGCCACTGTGCACG aTGCTACTGTTTCTCAAGTGGCCATTGCCTGGTTGCTGGCACAGCCTACCGTGTCGTCAGTGGTAATTGGCGCACGGACTGTGGAACAGCTAGACGAGAATATTGGGTCAGCcaccctcacactctccaAGGAAGAG TTGGAGACACTGAATGCTAAGAGCCGTGTGCCACCTCCCTACCCTTACGAGATGGTGACCAGATTGCAGCGAGGCAGAGAGCACTAG
- the LOC135341194 gene encoding mediator of RNA polymerase II transcription subunit 4-like isoform X1, whose amino-acid sequence MEEENETVKMRLQTGLADFTSLTRQLLEAVIREGKISGEQNAQSVTTVIDKLIERNSEIQALADTAIEMRSKQDDIDRVAGELEVKERELMSLQAKLQEAEKILEETVYRGRQKLDSILTAKNGAVSPELLIRYAHRISQASSTVSPVGWQPNDPRRPFPQDIEMRSGHLGRLTSGQEAVVGSKVNDGSTDVSARMQVTGFNHNNNNPTEGRGFQAAGRATRSLR is encoded by the exons ATGGAAGAAGAAAATGAGACTGTTAAAATGAGACTTCAAACTGGTTTAGCTGATTTTACTTCACTAACTAG ACAACTGCTAGAAGCTGTGATTAGAGAGGGCAAGATATCCGGAGAGCAAAATGCACAATCCGTAACCACT GTAATTGATAAACTCATTGAAAGAAATTCCGAAATACAAGCTCTCGCAGACACAG CCATTGAGATGCGATCCAAGCAAGATGACATTGACAGAGTGGCGGGTGAGCTGGAGGTCAAGGAGAGAGAACTCATGAGCCTTCAAGCCAAACTGCAGGAAGCTGAGAAAATTCTG GAAGAGACCGTGTACCGAGGTAGGCAGAAGCTAGACTCCATATTGACTGCCAAAAATG GTGCAGTGAGTCCAGAGCTCCTCATTCGCTACGCCCATCGCATCAGTCAAGCCAGCTCCACTGTCTCCCCTGTTGGATGGCAaccca ATGATCCCCGGCGACCCTTCCCTCAGGATATAGAGATGCGTAGTGGACACCTTGGGAGACTAACGTCTGGGCAGGAGGCGGTGGTAGGATCAAAGGTCAACGACGGCAGTACTGACGTTAGTGCCAGGATGCAGGTAACAG GCTTCAACCACAACAACAATAATCCTACAGAAGGTAGAGGCTTCCAAGCAGCCGGAAG GGCTACGAGGAGCCTGAGGTAA
- the LOC135341194 gene encoding mediator of RNA polymerase II transcription subunit 4-like isoform X2 yields the protein MEEENETVKMRLQTGLADFTSLTRQLLEAVIREGKISGEQNAQSVTTVIDKLIERNSEIQALADTAIEMRSKQDDIDRVAGELEVKERELMSLQAKLQEAEKILEETVYRGRQKLDSILTAKNGAVSPELLIRYAHRISQASSTVSPVGWQPNDPRRPFPQDIEMRSGHLGRLTSGQEAVVGSKVNDGSTDVSARMQVTGCISMAATTIKDAFSVHNSYLNLSKN from the exons ATGGAAGAAGAAAATGAGACTGTTAAAATGAGACTTCAAACTGGTTTAGCTGATTTTACTTCACTAACTAG ACAACTGCTAGAAGCTGTGATTAGAGAGGGCAAGATATCCGGAGAGCAAAATGCACAATCCGTAACCACT GTAATTGATAAACTCATTGAAAGAAATTCCGAAATACAAGCTCTCGCAGACACAG CCATTGAGATGCGATCCAAGCAAGATGACATTGACAGAGTGGCGGGTGAGCTGGAGGTCAAGGAGAGAGAACTCATGAGCCTTCAAGCCAAACTGCAGGAAGCTGAGAAAATTCTG GAAGAGACCGTGTACCGAGGTAGGCAGAAGCTAGACTCCATATTGACTGCCAAAAATG GTGCAGTGAGTCCAGAGCTCCTCATTCGCTACGCCCATCGCATCAGTCAAGCCAGCTCCACTGTCTCCCCTGTTGGATGGCAaccca ATGATCCCCGGCGACCCTTCCCTCAGGATATAGAGATGCGTAGTGGACACCTTGGGAGACTAACGTCTGGGCAGGAGGCGGTGGTAGGATCAAAGGTCAACGACGGCAGTACTGACGTTAGTGCCAGGATGCAGGTAACAG GCTGCATTAGTATGGCTGCCACAACTATAAAGGATGCATTCTCAGTTCACAACTCATACCTCAATTTATCAAAAAACTGA